The following DNA comes from Alnus glutinosa chromosome 6, dhAlnGlut1.1, whole genome shotgun sequence.
gtggactcacctagttggtgagtaCATGGCATGTCTAGGATTATGGTTCCTAATTCTAGAGCATGTCGGTATTTATGTATTGCATCATTCTATCaccgtcattttttttttcctatgctTTGCATTATTGGTTGGAAAAATTTTATCCTCATTATTCTTTAGTTTTCTTTAGAGAATCTTCTGCAGGTACTTAtgaggatgacagaaaaagcacgtcaagcagctgcttttctgtcttggtaatttcaAACCTCTTTATGAGGataggtttgctcttacctcacatgctagaATTAGATTTTATCTTTTTCCCTGATAGCatgcttttgttgttttctgttactttttttttattaaaaaaaaaaaaaaaattgggggagaagatgcaaaacttttttttttttttttccttttgatgacttttcagatattgtatgtatttttgcctgatgcCTCAATTCATTGTActttgattgaatatgcttatatatgattaagagtttatgcctgatatctgatAAGTTTTCATGTtacatcttaatgctagatggttgattttctcatgtgacgaaaaattgtgcactatccaaagctcccctaaggtacattctttttctcttatggaaattctgataagagataattttttttttgtaaagatggttaaattgaccaacttgctagttgaacctagaactcaaaatttttagcattttttctaggttgcagcacaagcaataataaaaagcattaaaaaaccAGAAAATTTGGATTCTAAAGATCCATTGCTGAATGTGCTTAAAATACatggggtaattactttttccccctatgaactaccaacttttgcaaaAATCTCCAATGAACTACcaattcgaccaaaatagagcatttaaTTACCAAAGTTACTCATTTTCCCCCATTCCATCAGTCAGAGGTGTTAAGTCCAACGGTCAATGGGTCATGTACGGGTCACGTGccattttaataatttttcttccaATTTTGCCCTCATCCTCATTTGTTAAAggattttgggaaaaaaaaaaaaacaataagaaacaaaacaacGAAGATAAGTCCACATTTTCACCTCCTCCACCATTGGCTCCGACCCACAGGACATCGGCTAGACGGAGGGATTGTTAACCGAAGACCCACCGGTGCCCGAGTTCACTCACGTGATCCCACCCAACCTGATTCTCATTCTTCACACACTCACGATTATCTCTTGCTCGCTTGGTCTGTTTGTGAGGCAATGACGGACGCCACAGATGACATAGCGGAGGACTTCTAGTTCGACCATTTTTGTTTGGTCTAATCGCATTTGAGGACTTCTAGTTCCTATCCGCATTCACCCTTACGGCGTTAAATGAATCTCCAGCATTGGTCAGCATAATGCGCATTGCGAAAAAGTGCAGGAAGGCTAGTCTGGGTTCCGCCGATGTGGCCCAGATGATTCAATAGCCAGTGCACAAAGTTGTAAAGGAGCAGATATTGATAGTTTTTAAAACTTCAACGTATTGGAaacaaagaattaaagaaaatatgacGTGAACAATGACTTTGTTTACGTTTGGTAAAACATAGGAGAACATGGCATGCTTTTGATTcccttaatatatatagttatatattcATACATACAGGATTTGAAGTGATTACCCTTAGGGAATGTAATACATAGGATTTGGAAGCTTGAAAGATCGAATGTAATACATAGGATTTCATTGCAGCATTTCAGTCCTTGAGTTTTTATTCCTATGAGCCTTTTTCACATAATATTACTGTATAATatatctttcatatatatacccagtgttcatgtttttttttttttttttttttttttttttttttttttttttataaccaaAGCATGTAATTCACGTTAAATGGGAATCACTAATAAAATCTTCAAATTCATTTATATCTGAATAACTAGTTAATATAAAAGTTCCACTACCAGTAACTTGATTCCCACTAACCAAAAAGCTGCTCCTAATGGTGAGACTCCAGCTAGATGAAAATCTGACGCCACATATAATGGTGAGACTCCAGCTACTAGCCATTGGAGACAACATAGCTGGCCTCATTCCCTCTCAATCCTATTTTTTTGGCTGATAAAGTTTCCATTCTCATTGGCCAAAGTGAGGTTTAAGTTAGTGCAAAGTGATCATTATTAGCAATATGCCGTCAACTCTTTGTTCAAGTATGATTTGGAATTTCATTTCATCTTGCAGGTGACTTTTCTTGCACATTAGAAATTCAATGAGTAATACATTTTCTAAAGGAAGCCTATGGGGACAGCATGCGTAAAGTTTTGCATGTGGGCCCTGATACTTGTTATGTGGTCTCCAAATTGTTAAAAGAAAAGGTAACTGAAGCATGGGGTGTGGAACCATATGACATAGAGGACGCTGATGGAAACTGCAAGAATCTTGTGCGAAAAGGCATTGTGCGCATGGCTGATGTCAAGCTTCCTCTACCTTATAGAGCAAAATCTTTTTCTCTAGTTATTGTGTCAAATGCTTTGGATTACCTGTCTCCAAAATACCTAAACAAGACTCTTCTAGAATTTGCAAGGGTGTCTGTTGATGGTCTTGTTATTTTCACAGGTActcttgttatttttctttttcttttgagaaatttatgtaACCTCCTGATATATTAATATTACAAAATATCCATACAATAATCAGCAGAAATAATTCCATTTATAGTGTTAAAAGTATACTTACCTGTTAGATATATGTACacatttgaataatttttagaTGTATTTTTCTTGGTTCTGTTATTCCTTTAGGATGCTGTCATAAAAATCTCCTACTGGCAATCATGCTTAATCTCTAATTTTCCACTTTGTTCATCATTGTTATTTAGGTGAAATAGTAGTTGAACTTGATCTCTGTGTTGGTAATAATATCTTGAATTTTATTTGCTTTTCAATTTTATGTTTAGGTCACCCTGGTCAACAGAGAGCTAAAGTTGCTGAGTTATCCAAATTTGGACGGCCGGTAAGTGTATCTCACATTTCTTACACGGTGTCTTTCAGCTCTTAGGTTGTTTTAGGCTCTGTCTTTGTTGTCTTTTTAGGGGGTCTGAAATAGAGCCAGATTTTTTACAAGTTATTCATGTTGTGTTTCAGCTTCTATGCATATTGTTAAATGATAAAAACACTTGAGAGCTCTTTATGCCACAATGATAGCACCTGATGCTTCCGAATCACTCCGATGGTTGCCAGGATGATACCTCTTAGTACCTCTTAGCGCATGGTCTCCTTTGCTAAGATGTACGAGCGAGGAACAGTTTGCGAGAGCTGAGGGCAGGGTACCGTACAACAGGTTCGAGTCCAGCCAGAGATACTGAAACTCATGAGCGTCGTTAGGGACTTTCCCGGAAAGGAGGTTGTGAGCGACGTTGAGAACTTGGAGATTCGTGAGGTTGAAAATGGAGGGTGGGAGATTTTCGGAGAGGTAGTagttgaaaagatgaagaagataaaTGAGAAAGGGATAGGACTAAGGGACTAAGGGTAAAAGTGGAAGAAAAATCATTAATATGGCACGTGACCCGCACATGACCTGTTGATCGTTGGACTTAATTCCTTTGACTGagagaaggggggaaaatgagtaactttggtagttgaatgattaattttggttgagttggtagttcatgggggattTTTGCAAAagttgatagttcatgggggaaaaggtaattaccccaaaatatattcttgaacttctccttatagaaacagtcagtgaacAAATTCATTTCGGAAACAGACAGTCACTaatggactaagtaaaagaaagtgttgcatcttagggggagtgtatcagatgaaggtgacTATGCTctaataagataaggtttgatttttggctGATATAACATTggatttctctcttgtttagaaaattcagttgttgtAAATCATATCAACGAACATCATacattattgagaaagctttcacacacacacaagcgCGCGCgcgcatagcatgagttgagtaagctatttaaaatttctatatacagggaaatttatgctcattgattacttgactctcaattatatgtttgcatattttttatcagttattaatacatgcgtgttctaaagctaactttagaaaaaattatttttctgcaattttttcctCTGATTTCAGCTTTCAGTGTTGAACTTCCGGACGGATCTGTTCTTTGGTCTAGACGTCTGTCGCCCTACTGATCGATGATCTGGCAATATGTCGTTCGGACAAGTGAGTAACACATCCAGACGCGAGCCTCATCACTTTCTCGGCCAGCCGCACACCACTGCATTTTCCTTGATTtgtcatgtcatgttgtgtgcaTTTTATCaaggatttctcccgagattttggcatttttcattttctgcacATATCTTCTCATTCCCAAGTATTCTCTTTgtcttcctttattcttttaagtttttgtgcttcttAGAATAATTGAATATTTGTTGtctgaaatattttcttgagatattatgcatgaaaatcttattttgtctgtgtgctgggttgatattgatatatttgtgccatttggattgctatattagCTTGTGTAATTTTTGGACATCCAATTTTTCTGGAACTAACAGCatctaattttttctttgtggtgttatttttggatatatttctctttaaatcttttcaagaatatgtcaGCCAGCGGCTTCCAACACAACAtccgacagatggatcctttggaaaacaaacAATGTCAAGGTCATATGCTCAATTCCAAAGGTTTCGGAATTTAGATGAGCTtgttcccccagctcatgcagagttTTAAGTAGCTTCTTCATCAAGATCTACACCAGTTAGTGATTCCGTTGTGAATCCATTCACTCATCTTGTAgaccagttgactagaggatttcaatctgcaGATGATCGgtttcaggctttgcagacCCAAGTGACTGAAGGTTTTCAATCTATGGATTCTTAGTttcaagagctagaagccgaagtggctcaaattcaaatCTATGTGCGAAACACTCTTCGTCACTTGACACCAGAGGACCAGCGAGATTTGGTgccttgaggattttctttcatcttttcagTTGTTTTGAATTACAACttgattatttgggctacttTTCAACACTTTGCTTTTATCCCTGTTTTTGGATATTAGTACTTTTTATATCCGTGGtttttaatactctgtttaccctttgtcattttgagacaaaaagggagagtatttttatttttggactgggattgtatttttaaccggtcaagtaatttttgtcttggaatggccaaatggggaatttgttagtttattggctacattctgttgacaaaatcactacatATCAGTGTACTGCCGTAACAGGGACGCCGTAAATATTCTGAGTTTTCcagaatattcagagtttaaatTCTCCAACTtgaaaagagccttattatggcaatatcagtgtcacaagcatcaagaagacaATTTTCAGAGtccaagaagattctgcacagtttacagCTTAGCAAATTCGGTTCCCTAGTTACTCTACGGACGCCTagatgcccatcagtgttcgagaagtATCCGAACAACTCAGCAGACACCAACCAcagtgaagacagcatgcaaccgtccgaactctagggcaacaccattcaAATGCGGAGcctgaagattaatgaagaaacgaGTGAAACCATTTGAAAAGAAGTTGGTTGATGCTTGCCGTCCGGAAGCCCACCGTCTTGGTTCGGACGCCGCCCAGAGAAATCTGAATCAGAATTGTTTTACGTCTtttaaagcctatatatagaggtctctaggcatgtattctttagaGAATTAGATATTGAATTctagtgtgctaagagagggtgtttaggcaaagattgttagatttgctagctctcttataGTTTTTGTGTTGTGTGATCTATTCaattgaagtctagtttaggaACGAGCCCTACGCTAAatgagtccattgaagacccctttagacAGTAGGTCTGGTTGGGAGGCTTttacgtataggtacgtgttatAGTTAGAGGTATGATTACTGCATcaggttatgtgagtattactgcctTGTAACTTACTTTGTCTTCTgttagtggatttcctgggtttggctgccccagaatgatttttctcttgataagagtttccactttgtcaacaataTATTTGTCTCTtataaattctgcatttaatattttgttgtacaattgatcacacactcactttaattaggagtctttatttttcacctCTCTCTCCAATGGCATATGAACCTAACAAACCAAAGAAAGgcataaataaaagaaaaactaagtGATATTTTGCCGAAATATGAACCTGTCAAAATTCAAGGACATCCTACCTCAACCCTCTTCTTCCTAAAACCATATTCATCAATCAATTCATATATCCATGATCAacacagttgagcacacacccaCTCGACTACAATCCTCCAACAAAATCTAAACAATGCCCACCATAACAGAAAACCTAGCCTCATTGTCCCATCTCTAGCATCTTAAATcgaaaaaaaatgtcaaaccTCCAATCTCAGTCTTCTTCCATCTCCTACATCCCTCCACACCATGGATGGGACCAGGTCCAACTCCATGAAGGTGAGTCCGGGTCTAACGAAGTTCACCGACAACCCGGAGGTGGAAAACACATTGTTCATCTTCtacaacctctctctctctctctctctctctctctctctctctctctctctctctctctctctctctctctctctctctctctctctctctctcagagtaAATTCTTTCttagtaattttttcttttttctgtaagCAAATTTATTCTAGTGCACATACATAGAGGACCCACCACTATAGAAAACATGAATTTGTTTCAGATCTAGATTTCTTCGTCGTAGTCCCTAACATGAAGCTTCTCCCCATCCCTTCTTCTCCCTTTGTAGGTCTGTGTCTTCTAGGGGTGTAATTCCGGACCAGTTATAACCGGGGCCACTAACCGGCTCCGAGTAATCGGAAAACAGGGAAATCAGTTTGGTAGTCAGTGTACCCGGAGCCAGAGTTGGGTAATAATTTTCTAGACacccggttataaccgggtaaCCGGCTCCgggggtgtgtgtgtgtgtgtgtgtgtatatatatatataatataaataaaaaatagaaaattaccCTCGTGTCCTTTACCCTAATACGCGGTACTAACCCcctattttctcttcttttgtttctttgattctttcttttctgttttctacTTTTCTCACTTCTCAGTGTCGAAGGGGTGTTTGGGTTGAGAAATTCCGATCTCAACAAAAAATAGAAGCTTTTGTTGTTGTACCATTGCGACAGAGCTCAAAGCTATTTGCATCCATTCACTCCAAAAAATAATGCCCAACCATCTCACTCGTCTTTGATCTGGTGGTTTCTTAAACAGACGAAGCAAAAGAAGCAGACGGTTAGGTTAGATCTGGTTCATTTTTTTGTAGATAtggttatttttttgtaaatcttTTATTTTGGTGCTTGAGTGTGGTATATTaattcagattttttttatgaCCGAAATTCCATCTGTGTTTAGTCCTATGTAATTTTGAATTCTCACTGTGGCTTTCGGACCATATGGgtctcaatttttctttttcttttttctttataatttaacAGTTTTTTTAAGGGACATGAATCATGTTACCAAACGTTGCTTCaacttcaaaatcaaatttgatcttgtctttgtttcttttttgtgagGTGGTCCATTAATCATAAACttgttttttctctctcctgtATGAAATGGCATTTCTTTTGTAGTTGTGCTGGAACTGTTAAATTGAGGCATTCTGACTTTTTTGTAGTGTTCTTTAAACCATTGTTGGATATTAGGTGCAGGAAAATTCTTATTGAACTATGAAATTCACTAACCGGTCTGGATAATCGGTTTCACCCGAGTAACCGGGTAACTGGGGTCCCCAGTTGACCAGGGTACTAGGTTCCGGTTATTGGCCAATAACCGGGAACCCCGAAGCCGATTCCCAGTTATTGGCCAATAACCGGAAACCAGCTCCAGGTTTACACCCTTAGTGTCttcacgagagagagagagagagagagagagagagatgagaaccCAAATGGCTTCCCCCATCCAAAATCAATCTTGTTGAAACCAAAATTACACCAATTTGTAAACCCCAAATGTTTCTGGCTCTTCTTTTTGAAGCAAGTCCGCTATCATTTCCGTGTAACCACTAATCAGCAAAAACCCCTCATCACCATGTAAACTTCTCATAAAGTTGCCATTGACTCCCTCAATGGATTTCTTACAATGGTCGCAATTCTCTTAGGATAAAAATGTGGAGAGAGTCTTCAATTCAGAggttgaagaagaaaatgaagagtagGGTTCGGGAACAAGATGAATGAACAAttggattttatatatatatatatatatatatatatatatatatatatatatattttagattttaatttttaataaaatagcaaaaataatattttaaggaaaaatgctgatgtggcactaATGGCGTACAGTAAACTTGGACAACAAACTCATGGAGGGATCAATTGCTAGTAATCGAAAACTCAGGcatctaattttcaaaattaaaaagtgagtgAGTGAATTCAAATCGCCAGTTTACCTAggaatttattataaatttaccaTGTTTCTAAAAGAATGCTAAAAAAACGACACTAATGGCCTGTATTTTAGTAGTGACTTATAgtgtataaaatatattagttatatattattcattatACTTAacattataatatattatttaaaaaaagattcTGCACTATATGTTaagtatattaattaattaattaattatatagtaCTATTTAACTAGAGTCATGGGCGTACACTACAAACTAATCCAGAACTGCCTAGCCCATTCAAGTCTCTGGCCCAAGAAGAATAGGAGCTAACTCAATTGCCACATCACCATTACACACGAAAACACAAGGGCATTGCCCACTCACTCAGACAAGTCAGACCCAACTCCTCCCATCATTCTACCACCATGCGTCCCTTGTCTTTTTGGAGCAATTCACCCCTTGTACATAGATAAGCTTTTTAAGGTTTGATTATACTACTTTTGAGACATTAGATCTTTAATGTTACGCATTTTTTCACATTCCCTAACGTAACAGTgaaaatcattattagattttggaTGAATtcccattaaattttttatctaaTGGTGCTTTTTACTGCATGTCACGTTAAAGAGTGTGCACTTAAGATTAAGCGCTTGAAAGTGCAtgcatcatttctctttttgtagTAGGAAAAATGAACTGTTTTGTTTGATTAGTCTCTTAACGATGATCGGTGATGTGATGATGTAGGCATTAAGGAGCCTTTGATTGTTTATGATGATTGCTTTGtggttttttgtatttgttattgaGTAATGGTAAAAGAAAGATCCATGTTCTCATTGAGTCCTACTATTGGATGCGTGATAGATCACTATATATTggatctaatagtgattttaaaaaccacgttaattttgggaggactcaaagaaaatataggtctttcttttatcattactctttaCTATTTGACACGGAAACTTGGCATTACGCAAATCTTAGGCTACAACCTAAGATTACTGACCCCAAGTTCATGGTAATATAAGATGAAACATTTCCAGGAAATTTGCTGCCAAAATTGGCTAGAATCTTAGGCTATGTGTTACGAGAATGCTTTCGCAAACTAAGAACCCCTATTCTTATAACACTATGTTTACTGGCATGAATATTCCCTGTGTTCTTAAGGCTTGCTGCAAACTGGCCGCCAACAATGCAAATAGTTCGGCTTATATTTCGGTTTGTTTGtctttacgatttcaaaaaatacgattaaaaaataatgatttgaaAACCGTCGGATtgtaaaatacaatttttaaaaacgcacttaaatatttggtaaaatcgtagttttaacttttaaagtAGTGTATTTCTAGATAcagtttttttatgttttcaaattgcatttttttttaaacgcacTTCCAAACGATATATTTTATGCGATTTAGTTTAAGATCGCACTCCCAAATACACACTTATGTTTGGATCTCTATTCATTTATCCTTCTGGATTTGTTAAATTCTTTAATTAGCTTGTTCTTGTCAAACTTTAAGGAGGTTTccgacatgtatatatataagttgcTTTTACATTTAACTGTTCTTGCTTAAAGGCATAAACCTATTACTATATTGCTTCTTGTAGGTGCGACTATCTAGCTAGCTAAGATGGTTTTCTACAAGAGAAGCTAATAATAGAAGAGTTTTACTTCTGTTATTggattacttttttcttttgctaatAAAGAGTAAGAGAAATCTTATTCCATATAGTGTTAGAACAAATAAACATATTATGctcaaactaacatgcgcagcggaaataaataaaacaggatttaggcttacctctagccatttTTGCTCAAACGCTTCCACGAAGatctgaagaaaacaaaaatactatttgagagatcttctaacctatgcctacgactgtattgccgtactaatggtgtacacaggctattaatttataaactaggtcagggaccctcaaatatggtaaataccgtattgttcctttcatcaaggaaacaatattattaattgattttaaatcaattaaacgattccattacggtaatctaaattaatagaaattaccataaccataacaccgtatattatatttataataaatataataaacaccgtatatgtggcatataggccatttATGGAGacaatatcttacattctcccacttggcctttatgacacatgaccttatggtattaggttctttagtttggccaattTCTTATGGAATCTTCCAACttagataagaaatgtttcacatgaatcatagtggtaaaaccattataaaattaggtcgttccttccatgtatcacaatgtaaaacactccttacatgagtaccttacgaataatcaagctttatgaatgaacttcctatcagtcattcgggtccaactttatttatcctcatggataaaataacaaatgtgcacaaaatctttattataataacattatgtctatagaccaaaaagagacaaactaatttaaccaagcaaaaatgaattaatgagtttcatatactccgcatgactttatacttcctttaccggtaaactttaagtcatgggatccgcaatcattaattcagtacttatatgctcaatagaccctttatgtctcttaatgttatctctcgtactgagatacttgatgtctatttacttctgcttctactctttattcttataaaagaaaaactatagtagaattaccgcagagtatctttatgatttaatttgtaaaatcgacaatattgagacttttaacaaaatgtctcatccatcatgcc
Coding sequences within:
- the LOC133871593 gene encoding probable pectin methylesterase CGR2; amino-acid sequence: MRKVLHVGPDTCYVVSKLLKEKVTEAWGVEPYDIEDADGNCKNLVRKGIVRMADVKLPLPYRAKSFSLVIVSNALDYLSPKYLNKTLLEFARVSVDGLVIFTGHPGQQRAKVAELSKFGRPVRVQPEILKLMSVVRDFPGKEVVSDVENLEIREVENGGWEIFGEVVVEKMKKINEKGIGLRD